From a region of the Colias croceus chromosome 14, ilColCroc2.1 genome:
- the LOC123697360 gene encoding 23 kDa integral membrane protein-like isoform X1, producing MCVCLGKFVVRYILVSINLLFFLIGAGLAIVGGIALYHLSSSPQIEVYTLKFAVILAIVLGCVIAIVSSLGWCGACAERKNLLYIYSAIILILAGLQIYGLVTLRNQEQEELKDMIVDSLEMAFNDTDLQSFHAMEASLKCCGTTGPDSYAGVYDRLPASCCKNATILPDFDTPIVVDRDMALSCYADDTHPGCNEVLLEALGVLAHYVGMAFIVVIAVEFLAMVMAMSLSCCIRSPKTV from the exons ATGTGTGTCTGTCTAGGGAAATTCGTAGTGAGATACATTTTAGTTagcattaatttattgttcttT TTAATAGGCGCTGGTCTTGCAATAGTTGGTGGAATTGCTCTTTACCACCTGAGTTCGAGTCCTCAAATCGAAGTTTATACTTTGAAATTCGCAGTCATTCTGGCGATAGTATTAGGATGTGTTATAGCAATCGTTAGCTCTCTAGGTTGGTGCGGAGCGTGTGCTGAGAGGAAGAATTTGCTTtatatt tattCTGCAATAATATTGATCTTAGCTGGTCTACAAATCTACGGATTGGTGACCCTAAGGAACCAAGAGCAGGAGGAATTGAAAGACATGATCGTAGATTCGCTGGAAATGGCATTTAATGATACCGACCTGCAAAGTTTTCATGCTATGGAAGCTTCC CTCAAGTGTTGCGGGACCACAGGCCCTGATTCTTATGCCGGCGTCTACGACAGACTTCCAGCATCTTGCTGTAAAAACGCCACGATACTACCAGACTTCGACACACCAATCGTAGTTGATAGAGATATGGCTCTATCCTGTTATGCTGATGATACTCATCCAGGGTGTAATGAAGTGTTACTGGAAGCTCTGGGCGTGTTAGCACATTATGTTGGAATGGCTTTCATTGTTGTTATTGCTGTTGAG TTTCTAGCTATGGTTATGGCGATGTCGCTCTCCTGTTGCATCAGAAGCCCGAAGActgtttaa
- the LOC123697361 gene encoding 23 kDa integral membrane protein-like: protein MGCGEFLVKYILFFANLFFALAGLALVGLGIAVQLQVSEVVDAIESANFQLAPITAIVLGVIVFLIAFFGCCGAIKENNCMLVTYSIFMLVLMLAKLTLAVLIFVNLDSYVQEIPRWLTESFNKDRQAFQGIERTFKCCGPQGAASYMNFSLPDTCCASLPCTALNAYSGCSSAVEDFFQTFGVAIGAVAISIVSIELVAVIFALCLANHVRNQSRRTHY from the exons atgGGTTGTGGCGAATTCCTtgtcaaatatattttgttcttcGCAAATCTTTTCTTTGCG ttGGCTGGTCTAGCTCTTGTTGGTCTGGGAATCGCAGTGCAGCTCCAAGTATCGGAAGTAGTGGATGCAATCGAGTCGGCTAACTTCCAGTTAGCTCCCATTACGGCCATCGTACTTGGTGTTATCGTCTTCTTGATAGCCTTCTTCGGATGCTGTGGTGCCATCAAGGAGAACAACTGCATGCTCGTTACT TACTCAATATTCATGTTGGTGTTGATGCTAGCGAAATTGACATTGGCTGTGCTTATCTTCGTGAATCTGGATAGCTACGTGCAAGAGATCCCGCGCTGGTTGACCGAATCCTTCAACAAGGATAGACAGGCATTCCAAGGAATTGAAAGAACG TTCAAATGCTGCGGTCCGCAAGGTGCAGCGTCTTACATGAACTTCTCACTACCGGATACCTGCTGCGCGTCCCTCCCCTGCACTGCCCTTAACGCTTACAGCGGCTGCTCCAGCGCTGTTGAGGATTTCTTCCAGACTTTCGGAGTGGCTATCGGCGCTGTAGCTATCAGCATTGTCTCTATTGAG ttggTTGCAGTTATATTCGCTCTCTGTCTCGCCAACCACGTGCGCAATCAAAGCAGAAGAACACACTActag
- the LOC123697459 gene encoding 20-hydroxyecdysone protein, whose product MRLFALLATCVLYAHAATISAPPKKIDDLDDVDLDNVVSEPELINPFNSIKDVDNNLRNSLGIPVKVIEEPAKKLDENSNDYVPNNDDSINLKRAPIDLRNPGPPQRQEHETQNPEHYSDAQKAIFAIKQTIDDTQNVFTQGLKGISEGFNKLFANNEQLSTIQQNILTLRSTFSEQVSKLNNTIKSYIKPEKEEESAKEINAVQNRLRLLENNFETGVNTLSEGVELLAIIKEEDDAAAAKAEGDAVAATGTTSAPTSTTQAPVGPVLQFLYNFQQGILGSLSNVNNAVQNYWNQGQNQQNQQPPQNDQAQQAQPTNNQGSFIGNLFQGIQLPFTGQQNQQPAQQGQNQEKPPGAAADEPAQTGWRPPNIIQSIQNSWNNLVNPNQNQPQADTPNNPNPIQQAFNNIANVFNRPPNQTPQNAGQAVPPASGNSVPAAVNTAEKPADQLQGVNAVPPKQESVPAEAAQVQPEKVQDQAQPEKVPVQEPTKQTGPIQQLVQNNPIIKGLQTVAQRISNPERPRDTVKENTDGKGHGGWGHDGDNSDGSRIKSVAPEKEIIEEKPVECNKMKETVKEKEISSEPAKTE is encoded by the exons ATGAGGCTGTTCGCGCTGCTCGCTACATGCGTGCTCTACGCACACGCCGCCACCATCAGCGCGCCGCCGAAAAAAATCGATGACCTCGATGACGTCGACCTAGACAACGTAGTCAGTGAACCCGAACTCATCAACCCCTTCAACTCGATCAAAGACGTCGACAATAACCTCCGAAACTCCCTGGGCATTCCCGTGAAAGTTATCGAAGAACCCGCGAAGAAATTGGACGAAAACTCCAACGATTATGTGCCCAATAATGATGACAGCATCAATTTGAAGCGAGCGCCGATCGATCTCAGGAATCCCGGCCCTCCGCAGCGCCAGGAACACGAGACCCAGAATCCTGAACATTACAGCGATGCTCAGAAAGCAATATTCGCCATTAAACAAACGATCGACGACACCCAGAACGTTTTTACTCAGGGCTTAAAAGGAATTTCTGAAGGTTTCAATAAATTGTTCGCTAATAACGAACAATTATCCACAATCCAGCAAAACATTCTGACTTTAAGGAGCACATTTAGCGAACAAGtatcaaaattaaacaacaCCATTAAATCTTACATCAAGCCCGAGAAAGAAGAGGAATCTGCAAAAGAAATAAATGCAGTACAAAATCGCCTTAGATTATTAGAGAATAATTTTGAAACTGGTGTTAATACTTTATCGGAAGGAGTTGAACTTCTTGCCATTATAAAAGAAGAAGATGATGCGGCAGCAGCAAAAGCTGAGGGTGATGCAGTAGCAGCTACGGGAACCACAAGTGCTCCGACAAGTACAACTCAAGCTCCCGTAGGTCCAGTGTTGCAATTTTTGTACAACTTCCAGCAAGGTATTTTAGGATCCCTTTCCAATGTTAATAATGCTGTTCAAAACTATTGGAATCAAGGACAGAACCAACAAAACCAACAACCGCCACAGAATGATCAAGCACAACAAGCACAGCCTACTAATAATCAAGGTAGCTTTATTGGTAATCTCTTTCAAGGTATCCAATTACCTTTTACCGGTCAACAAAATCAGCAACCTGCTCAACAAGGCCAAAACCAAGAAAAGCCTCCCGGTGCGGCTGCCGATGAACCCGCACAGACAGGATGGAGGCCTCCCAACATTATCCAATCAATTCAAAATTCCTGGAACAACTTAGTGAACCCCAATCAGAACCAGCCACAAGCTGATACGCCAAACAACCCAAATCCCATACAACAAGCGTTCAACAACATCGCTAATGTATTTAACAGACCGCCAAACCAGACGCCTCAAAATGCGGGCCAAGCCGTTCCTCCCGCGTCAGGGAATAGCGTCCCTGCTGCTGTTAATACTGCTGAAAAGCCAGCTGATCAGCTGCAAGGAGTGAACGCTGTTCCTCCCAAACAAGAGTCTGTTCCAGCGGAAGCAGCTCAAGTGCAGCCAGAAAAAGTACAAGATCAAGCGCAGCCAGAAAAAGTACCAGTTCAAGAGCCAACGAAGCAGACTGGACCTATTCAACAATTGGTTCAAAACAACCCCATTATCAAGGGACTGCAGACAGTGGCCCAAAGAATATCAAACCCAGAAAGGCCGAGAGATACCGTGAAAGAAAATACTGACGGCAAAGGTCATGGTGGATGGGGTCATGATG gcGATAATTCAGACGGCAGCAGGATAAAGTCTGTTGCACCAGAAAAGGAAATTATTGAAGAAAAACCAGTAGAATGTAACAAGATGAAGGAAACGGTCAAGGAGAAAGAAATCTCTTCAGAGCCCGCCAAGACTGAGTAG
- the LOC123697343 gene encoding cytochrome b-c1 complex subunit 7-like, translated as MAFRVTKVLFDKNAQLRKWCYELAGFHKYGLLRDDCLYENEDVQEALRRLPPHVVDERNFRLVRAIQLSGAKVLMPKDQWTKFEEDKLYLSPIVEQVVKERLEREKWESEY; from the coding sequence ATGGCATTTAGAGTGACCAAAGTTCTTTTCGACAAAAACGCGCAGCTTCGAAAGTGGTGTTATGAGCTGGCCGGTTTCCATAAATACGGTTTACTTCGCGACGACTGTTTGTATGAGAATGAAGATGTCCAGGAGGCGTTACGTCGTCTCCCACCTCATGTGGTGGACGAGAGGAACTTCAGGCTGGTCAGGGCTATCCAGCTATCTGGTGCCAAGGTACTGATGCCGAAGGATCAATGGACCAAGTTTGAGGAGGACAAGTTATACCTGTCTCCAATTGTGGAGCAGGTGGTAAAGGAACGGTTGGAACGGGAAAAATGGGAGAGCGAATATTGA
- the LOC123697360 gene encoding uncharacterized protein LOC123697360 isoform X2 yields the protein MCVCLGKFVVRYILVSINLLFFYSAIILILAGLQIYGLVTLRNQEQEELKDMIVDSLEMAFNDTDLQSFHAMEASLKCCGTTGPDSYAGVYDRLPASCCKNATILPDFDTPIVVDRDMALSCYADDTHPGCNEVLLEALGVLAHYVGMAFIVVIAVEFLAMVMAMSLSCCIRSPKTV from the exons ATGTGTGTCTGTCTAGGGAAATTCGTAGTGAGATACATTTTAGTTagcattaatttattgttcttT tattCTGCAATAATATTGATCTTAGCTGGTCTACAAATCTACGGATTGGTGACCCTAAGGAACCAAGAGCAGGAGGAATTGAAAGACATGATCGTAGATTCGCTGGAAATGGCATTTAATGATACCGACCTGCAAAGTTTTCATGCTATGGAAGCTTCC CTCAAGTGTTGCGGGACCACAGGCCCTGATTCTTATGCCGGCGTCTACGACAGACTTCCAGCATCTTGCTGTAAAAACGCCACGATACTACCAGACTTCGACACACCAATCGTAGTTGATAGAGATATGGCTCTATCCTGTTATGCTGATGATACTCATCCAGGGTGTAATGAAGTGTTACTGGAAGCTCTGGGCGTGTTAGCACATTATGTTGGAATGGCTTTCATTGTTGTTATTGCTGTTGAG TTTCTAGCTATGGTTATGGCGATGTCGCTCTCCTGTTGCATCAGAAGCCCGAAGActgtttaa
- the LOC123697313 gene encoding 23 kDa integral membrane protein-like has translation MGLLAKYVLFCANSIFTLAGLTLIGLGTAVVVHTAELMVLMPIAIEAIPISVIIIGILVLIISCIGYCGSIHENRFLLLVYSLSTVLLAGGKIYLAIVIYNSVNRMPELVLDWLGQAFNNNQMRESFHAMEAAFSCCGTTGPDSYTTGVLPSLPATCCPDDIEDVCNSTNAFDGCYRIVTVYLESYGLVLGGLMVMIIIVELSASLFGMILCCWIGNKRRRSV, from the exons atgGGTTTATTAGCTAAATACGTTTTATTTTGTGCTAATTCTATTTTTACG CTTGCCGGGCTCACACTTATAGGTCTAGGAACTGCAGTGGTAGTGCATACAGCTGAACTAATGGTTTTGATGCCAATCGCCATAGAAGCCATCCCTATATCCGtgattattataggtattttggTACTTATAATATCATGTATTGGATACTGCGGATCCATTCATGAAAATCGATTTTTGCTTCTCGTG TATTCATTGAGCACGGTTCTTCTAGCTGGAGGCAAGATATACCTAGCGATCGTGATATACAACAGTGTGAACAGAATGCCCGAGCTAGTGCTGGACTGGCTTGGACAGGCTTTCAATAATAATCAGATGAGGGAATCCTTCCATGCTATGGAGGCAGCG ttCAGTTGCTGCGGGACAACTGGTCCGGATTCTTATACAACTGGCGTGCTACCAAGTTTGCCAGCAACATGCTGTCCAGATGATATCGAAGACGTTTGCAATAGTACCAACGCGTTTGATGGCTGCTATAGGATAGTGACCGTGTATTTGGAGTCGTATGGCTTGGTCCTTGGAGGGCTTATGGTCATGATTATTATTGTCGAG tTGTCAGCTTCGTTATTTGGAATGATTTTATGCTGTTGGATTGGCAATAAACGACGTCGTTCTGTGTGA